The Mycobacterium avium subsp. avium genomic sequence GCGTGAGGTTACGAGCGCGGTAAAGCGGTGGCGTACCCGGACGACGACCGAGGCGATGGTTTATCTGCCGGATCGGGTGGAGCGTTGGCGGGCTAACACTACGGGCGCGGCGGCGCCCGCGTTCGACCGGCTCGAAGTGCTCGACAACCCGCTAGGCGTGGTCCCGGTGGTGAACTTCTGCAACGCCGACCGCATCTTGCTCAGCATCGGGGACGCGCTGCTCACGCGGCAATTCGGACATTCCGAGATAGACGACCTTATTCCGCTCGTGGATGGCTTGAACAAAACCCTCGCGGACCTTGCAGTGGCGCAGGAATACACTGCCCGCCCTCGTCGGTGGGCTACCGGCATCGAGCTGGTCGAGCGCCCGAAGCTGGAGAACAACGGCCAGCCGGTCCTAGACGAAGACGGCGACCCGGTGATGGAGACGGTTAACCCGATTCCCGAGGGCAACCGTCTCATGCTGTCCGAGAACGATCAAGCGAAGTTCGGCCAGCTCGACGGCGCCAATTTGCAGGGCTTCGCCAACGCCGTGAACATCTGGCTTGGCCAGATCATGGCCGTGTCAGCGCTGCCGGCCCACTTTGTCGGGATCACCACAGAGAACCCGTCGAGTGCGGACGCGTTGCGGGCCAGCGAGGCAAGCTTGACCGCCCGCGCCGAGCAGCGCCAAGCCGTATTCGGCAGATCGTGGGAACAGGTCGCAAAGCTCATCGTCGCTATCCGCGATGGCGTGGCCGTGGACTCGGTAACCACACATGTGCAGTGGGGCGATGCTGGCTCGCGGTCTGTCGGAGCAGAAGCCGACGCCGCGACGAAGCTTTACCAGTCGGGTCTATTAAGCCGCTCCGCGACCCTAAGGAAACTCGGATATTCGGATGATGAAATTGCACAGAATAACAGCGAACGGGCCAGCGAGCTTTTAGACGGTCACCAACAGACAGCGCAAATGGCGAACTACTGGCAGGAGAATCAATGAATGACGACGCGCGGCCCGACGCCGCAAACGGCACAATCATTAACACGCAGACAGACGAAATGGCTGCGGGTAATACCGATAATGCGGAAACGG encodes the following:
- a CDS encoding phage portal protein; this translates as MTSDLLVELCQTLDLPQGRYAELERYASGRQALAYLSPEAKIALPALNRIVSNIPRLAVSSLAERLRIIGFKGTYVWPEWLANDLDQQSVVLHREALLFGDAYVICWARSDGSPLVTVESPRQVAVVKDPATREVTSAVKRWRTRTTTEAMVYLPDRVERWRANTTGAAAPAFDRLEVLDNPLGVVPVVNFCNADRILLSIGDALLTRQFGHSEIDDLIPLVDGLNKTLADLAVAQEYTARPRRWATGIELVERPKLENNGQPVLDEDGDPVMETVNPIPEGNRLMLSENDQAKFGQLDGANLQGFANAVNIWLGQIMAVSALPAHFVGITTENPSSADALRASEASLTARAEQRQAVFGRSWEQVAKLIVAIRDGVAVDSVTTHVQWGDAGSRSVGAEADAATKLYQSGLLSRSATLRKLGYSDDEIAQNNSERASELLDGHQQTAQMANYWQENQ